The Papaver somniferum cultivar HN1 chromosome 3, ASM357369v1, whole genome shotgun sequence genome includes a region encoding these proteins:
- the LOC113358089 gene encoding potassium channel AKT1-like, whose amino-acid sequence MGKRNREKMSGKEMEEDMSADNGSHYSLSSGILPALGARTNRTLKLRRFIISPYDPYYRIWQYFLILLVAYTAWVSPFEIGFLVEPTAGLAIADNIVNGLFAIDIILTFFVAYLDRRSYVFIDNHKKIALRYTKTWLLFDVVATIPSELARKVAGQDYGFITMLRLWRLRRVSSMFARLEKDRNINYFWVRCAKLICVTLISVHFAACIIYYLAARNSNPEKTWLSALFGDFHEVSLGIRYITAVYWSVTTLSTVGYGDVHPVSTPEMIFDVFYMLFNLGLTSYLIGNMTTLVVRETSRTRKFRDVIQAASSFANRNHLPERLQDQMLSHLCLKFRTDLEGLQQQETFEALPKALRSNISHFLFYNLVDTVYLFRGVSNDLLFQLVSEMKPEYFPPKEDVILQNEAPTDFYIVVTGAVELIVRRNGMEQVMGELKTGDIFGEIGVLCYKPQLFQVRTKKLSQLLRLNRSTLLSIVRANVGDGTIIMNNLLQHLKEMNDPVMQGILAETENRLAHGKLDLPLSLCFATLRGDEYLLHQLLRKGDDPNESDNSGRTALHIAAAKGNEKCVFLLLNYGADPNSRDSEGNVPLWEAIIGKHESIVKLLTDNGGNLFSGDMGQFACTAVEQNSIYLLKKIVEYGGDLKLPKSNGTTALHVAVSEGNIEVVKFLLEQGCDIDIADSHGWTPKNLADQQGHNEIKLLFQSKQETKHQPIGQATDVNSITRYGSEPAMTHPVPPNKGGKTPSMDVLWRGNHQCRDFNNSLFGVMSAAANTNERTRSGKYSSEHLRMPGRKLHELYPAQVTISCPEAVGTVDQLVRLPKSLEELIGIGATKFGISISRVLTVDKAEIDDIGVIRDGDHLILVTDIWNAGSDA is encoded by the exons ATGGGGAAACGAAACCGGGAGAAAATGTCTGGaaaagaaatggaagaagatATGTCAGCGGATAATGGAAGCCATTATAGTCTTTCTTCAGGGATTTTACCTGCTCTCGGTGCTAGgacaaatcgtacactcaagctTCGTAGATTCATTATATCTCCCTATGATCCTTATTATAG aatttggCAATATTTTCTCATTCTTCTGGTTGCATACACTGCATGGGTATCTCCGTTCGAAATTGGGTTTCTTGTCGAACCCACTGCAGGACTGGCAATTGCAGATAATATTGTTAATGGTTTATTTGCTATTGACATTATCCTCACTTTCTTTGTTGCCTACCTCGACAGAAGATCTTACGTATTCATTGACAATCATAAGAAAATTGCTTTGAGATATACAAAAACTTGGTTGTTATTTGATGTCGTAGCTACGATCCCATCTGAACTTGCTCGGAAGGTGGCAGGCCAGGATTATGGATTTATCACCATGCTTCGTCTCTGGCGTCTACGTAGAGTTAGTTCTATGTTTGCTAG ATTGGAGAAAGATAGGAACATCAACTACTTTTGGGTCAGGTGTGCAAAGCTTATCTGT GTGACACTGATCTCTGTCCACTTTGCGGCGTGTATCATTTATTATCTCGCTGCCCGTAACAGCAACCCTGAAAAAACATGGCTTAGTGCATTATTTGGTGACTTTCATGAAGTAAGTCTGGGGATTCGGTATATCACAGCAGTTTATTGGTCCGTCACCACTCTTTCAACTGTTGGGTATGGTGATGTGCATCCCGTGTCTACACCAGAAATGATATTTGACGTTTTTTACATGCTCTTCAACCTCGGCTTGACATCATATCTGATCGGAAATATGACCACTTTGGTTGTCCGGGAGACTAGTCGCACTAGAAAATTT AGGGATGTAATTCAAGCTGCCTCGAGTTTTGCAAATAGGAACCATCTCCCGGAACGCTTACAAGATCAGATGCTTTCTCATTTATGTTTGAAGTTCAGAACTGACTTGGAAGGATTGCAACAGCAAGAGACTTTTGAGGCTCTCCCTAAAGCCCTTCGTTCAAACATTTCACACTTTCTCTTTTATAATCTTGTTGATACTGTATACTTGTTCCGCGGGGTATCAAATGACCTTCTTTTCCAGCTG GTCTCGGAGATGAAACCAGAGTATTTCCCTCCAAAAGAAGATGTTATTTTGCAGAACGAAGCGCCCACAGACTTCTATATAGTGGTTACAGGCGCCGTG GAACTAATTGTGCGTAGGAACGGAATGGAGCAG GTTATGGGAGAATTGAAGACGGGAGACATTTTTGGTGAGATTGGGGTACTTTGTTACAAACCACAGCTTTTCCAAGTGCGCACTAAAAAATTGAGTCAGTTGCTGCGGCTAAACCGTTCTACACTGTTGAGCATTGTCCGGGCAAATGTTGGTGATGGGACCATAATCATGAACAATCTCCTACAG CACTTGAAAGAGATGAACGACCCGGTGATGCAAGGAATTTTGGCAGAGACAGAGAACAGACTAGCTCATGGTAAATTGGACCTACCACTATCTCTGTGTTTTGCAACCCTTAGAGGAGACGAATATCTGTTGCACCAATtactaagaaagggagatgatcCAAATGAATCTGACAACAGTGGCCGCACAGCTCTG CATATAGCGGCAGCAAAAGGAAATGAGAAATGTGTTTTTCTTTTACTAAATTATGGAGCAGATCCAAATAGTAGAG ACTCAGAAGGAAATGTTCCTCTTTGGGAAGCGATAATTGGGAAACATGAATCAATAGTTAAATTGTTGACAGACAATGGTGGAAACCTATTCTCTGGAGACATGGGTCAATTTGCATGCACTGCTGTCGAACAAAATAGTATATATTTACTTAAGAAAATTGTAGAATACGGGGGAGATTTGAAACTCCCAAAGAGCAACGGAACAACAGCACTTCACGTTGCGGTTTCCGAAGGAAACATCGAGGTAGTAAAGTTTTTGTTGGAACAAGGATGTGATATTGATATAGCTGATAGCCATGGATGGACTCCTAAAAACTTAGCTGATCAACAAGGTCATAATGAGATTAAGTTGCTCTTTCAATCCAAGCAAGAAACAAAACATCAACCCATTGGTCAAGCAACAGATGTTAACAGCATAACAAGGTATGGGAGCGAACCTGCAATGACACATCCAGTACCACCAAACAAAGGAGGGAAAACTCCTTCAATGGAcgttttgtggagaggaaaccaCCAATGCAGAGATTTTAATAACTCGCTATTTGGAGTCATGTCCGCTGCTGCCAATACAAATGAGAGAACCAGAAGTGGAAAATATTCATCCGAACATCTTCGGATGCCAGGTCGTAAATTGCACGAGCTCTATCCTGCTCAAGTGACTATTAGTTGCCCGGAGGCTGTTGGAACAGTAGATCAACTTGTTCGCTTGCCGAAGTCTTTGGAAGAGCTTATTGGAATTGGTGCTACAAAATTTGGGATCTCAATCAGTAGAGTTTTAACTGTAGATAAAGCTGAAATTGATGACATAGGAGTAATTAGAGACGGTGATCATCTTATCCTTGTTACTGATATCTGGAATGCTGGATCAGATGCATAG
- the LOC113361916 gene encoding F-box protein At1g11270-like isoform X2, producing the protein MVFSSPLGLGLRQLAYRRYRQRRRRNKRLQAACNANPVVSNTISGVDGDSVDLVMMEILSRLPVKSLLRYKCVCKRWRYLIEQDPYFVDLHLTRSIARPNLFMVVPTETQKPIHRGGTSCKDVFLAANLISVGSDSSTAAVHTVIEIDSPCYSKILGPLNGLIGFFDSKIDYGVRICNVSTLEITPWIKSTLLSDLQKDGFPANPICKLGFDPATKEHKFICAWDICPTGNLPSYQVFEVLTVGDTTWRRNNKIPPFKLSHFEDPSSYTNGSIYYKTSVLYSKVHDDDDDRPEFIVAFDVGSEMFRALRVPKFILYRPWDTSMRRTCLSEVDGRLALFTRVSGYIVKLGLLDDRSKEHKGTGDENWTEVTIELPYFWGEERRLYFTSVLGTDQIIIISYRRARSDDKTYEDEVSVHSCNWKKTSTFRKIKITGIPSSILYCFPFTIFTTFCESLLPVQKRISSNSQSYRID; encoded by the exons ATGGTGTTTAGCTCTCCTCTTGGTCTG GGCCTGAGGCAACTTGCTTACAGACGTTATCGACAAAGAAGACGTCGGAACAAGAGATTGCAAGCTGCTTGCAACGCTAACCCGGTTGTTTCGAACACTATTAGTGGTGTTGATGGTGACAGTGTAGATTTAGTAATGATGGAGATACTAAGCAGACTACCGGTGAAGTCACTTCTCCGTTACAAGTGTGTATGTAAACGCTGGAGATACTTGATTGAACAAGATCCATATTTTGTTGACTTACACCTTACTCGTTCAATAGCACGTCCAAATCTCTTTATGGTTGTTCCGACAGAAACCCAGAAACCAATTCACAGGGGAGGAACTTCTTGTAAGGATGTTTTCTTGGCAGCAAACCTAATTTCTGTAGGCAGTGACAGCTCAACAGCAGCCGTTCATACCGTAATAGAAATAGACTCGCCTTGTTACTCAAAGATTTTGGGACCTCTAAATGGTTTGATTGGTTTCTTTGACAGTAAAATTGACTACGGAGTGCGTATATGTAATGTTAGTACGCTAGAAATAACACCTTGGATTAAGTCAACATTACTTAGCGATTTACAGAAAGATGGCTTCCCTGCGAACCCGATATGTAAACTGGGATTTGATCCTGCCACCAAGGAGCACAAATTCATCTGTGCCTGGGATATTTGTCCTACGGGTAATCTCCCTAGTTATcaagtttttgaggttttgacTGTTGGAGACACTACATGGAGAAGAAACaataagattccaccattcaagcTGTCTCATTTTGAAGATCCTTCATCTTATACCAATGGTTCTATATATTATAAGACGTCAGTCCTTTATAGCAAGgtgcatgatgatgatgatgataggcCAGAATTCATCGTGGCTTTTGATGTTGGAAGTGAGATGTTTAGAGCGCTCAGAGTCCCTAAATTCATCCTTTATCGACCTTGGGATACTTCAATGAGGCGTACATGTTTATCAGAAGTAGATGGACGTTTAGCTTTATTTACAAGAGTTAGTGGTTACATTGTAAAGCTTGGGCTACTTGACGATCGCAGCAAGGAGCATAAAGGTACAGGTGACGAAAACTGGACGGAAGTTACTATTGAATTGCCTTATTTTTGGGGCGAGGAACGACGTCTTTACTTTACTTCTGTGTTAGGAACAGACCAGATAATCATAATATCTTATCGACGAGCTAGGTCTGATGATAAGACATATGAGGATGAAGTCTCTGTACATTCTTGCAACTGGAAAAAGACGAGCACCTTCAGGAAGATCAAAATCACAGGCATTCCCTCCTCAATTTTGTACTGTTTTCCTTTCACGATTTTCACGACTTTCTGTGAAAGCTTATTACCTGTTCAAAAACGTATCAGCAGCAATTCTCAGTCGTATAGAATTGATTAG
- the LOC113361916 gene encoding putative F-box protein At1g60370 isoform X1 produces the protein MMEILSRLPVKSLLRYKCVCKRWRYLIEQDPYFVDLHLTRSIARPNLFMVVPTETQKPIHRGGTSCKDVFLAANLISVGSDSSTAAVHTVIEIDSPCYSKILGPLNGLIGFFDSKIDYGVRICNVSTLEITPWIKSTLLSDLQKDGFPANPICKLGFDPATKEHKFICAWDICPTGNLPSYQVFEVLTVGDTTWRRNNKIPPFKLSHFEDPSSYTNGSIYYKTSVLYSKVHDDDDDRPEFIVAFDVGSEMFRALRVPKFILYRPWDTSMRRTCLSEVDGRLALFTRVSGYIVKLGLLDDRSKEHKGTGDENWTEVTIELPYFWGEERRLYFTSVLGTDQIIIISYRRARSDDKTYEDEVSVHSCNWKKTSTFRKIKITGIPSSILYCFPFTIFTTFCESLLPVQKRISSNSQSYRID, from the coding sequence ATGATGGAGATACTAAGCAGACTACCGGTGAAGTCACTTCTCCGTTACAAGTGTGTATGTAAACGCTGGAGATACTTGATTGAACAAGATCCATATTTTGTTGACTTACACCTTACTCGTTCAATAGCACGTCCAAATCTCTTTATGGTTGTTCCGACAGAAACCCAGAAACCAATTCACAGGGGAGGAACTTCTTGTAAGGATGTTTTCTTGGCAGCAAACCTAATTTCTGTAGGCAGTGACAGCTCAACAGCAGCCGTTCATACCGTAATAGAAATAGACTCGCCTTGTTACTCAAAGATTTTGGGACCTCTAAATGGTTTGATTGGTTTCTTTGACAGTAAAATTGACTACGGAGTGCGTATATGTAATGTTAGTACGCTAGAAATAACACCTTGGATTAAGTCAACATTACTTAGCGATTTACAGAAAGATGGCTTCCCTGCGAACCCGATATGTAAACTGGGATTTGATCCTGCCACCAAGGAGCACAAATTCATCTGTGCCTGGGATATTTGTCCTACGGGTAATCTCCCTAGTTATcaagtttttgaggttttgacTGTTGGAGACACTACATGGAGAAGAAACaataagattccaccattcaagcTGTCTCATTTTGAAGATCCTTCATCTTATACCAATGGTTCTATATATTATAAGACGTCAGTCCTTTATAGCAAGgtgcatgatgatgatgatgataggcCAGAATTCATCGTGGCTTTTGATGTTGGAAGTGAGATGTTTAGAGCGCTCAGAGTCCCTAAATTCATCCTTTATCGACCTTGGGATACTTCAATGAGGCGTACATGTTTATCAGAAGTAGATGGACGTTTAGCTTTATTTACAAGAGTTAGTGGTTACATTGTAAAGCTTGGGCTACTTGACGATCGCAGCAAGGAGCATAAAGGTACAGGTGACGAAAACTGGACGGAAGTTACTATTGAATTGCCTTATTTTTGGGGCGAGGAACGACGTCTTTACTTTACTTCTGTGTTAGGAACAGACCAGATAATCATAATATCTTATCGACGAGCTAGGTCTGATGATAAGACATATGAGGATGAAGTCTCTGTACATTCTTGCAACTGGAAAAAGACGAGCACCTTCAGGAAGATCAAAATCACAGGCATTCCCTCCTCAATTTTGTACTGTTTTCCTTTCACGATTTTCACGACTTTCTGTGAAAGCTTATTACCTGTTCAAAAACGTATCAGCAGCAATTCTCAGTCGTATAGAATTGATTAG